The Artemia franciscana unplaced genomic scaffold, ASM3288406v1 Scaffold_5767, whole genome shotgun sequence genome window below encodes:
- the LOC136043410 gene encoding UDP-N-acetylglucosamine transporter-like: MRRQSKTVSEESVVLTEDTMMLFLCFFLALSYENWNAKTVFKTIYTECSQNYLRLAMLLIPAAQVMLQTKLKLFALSRIDAPIFDLTSQLKIVTTGLFSLLILKHRLRQVQWVSILLLLLGVSLIHFGGNPRRILELDGAAAEGLIAVACICIISGLSAALSEKLNQSARNAWTSNMLINFMGLLLSLFIRSMTILSRMIGKDSNPTGDIPEMRFFEGFDAYVWAVIIIGNISSLLIVLILKEGDSILKCFSNSSSIILTCLISICFFSTELTKEVMGGALIIIFSLLLYSFDSYLASRASKDKERYQAEDKRKQKED, encoded by the coding sequence ATGAGACGGCAGTCGAAGACGGTTTCGGAAGAATCAGTAGTACTAACTGAAGATACTATGATGCTTTTCCTGTGCTTCTTTCTCGCCTTAAGTTACGAAAATTGGAATGCAAAAACTGTCTTCAAAACTATATACACGGAGTGTTCTCAAAATTACTTGCGTCTTGCAATGCTTTTGATACCAGCGGCACAGGTTATGCTGCAAACAAAGCTAAAGCTTTTTGCCTTATCTCGCATAGATGCACCGATTTTTGATTTGACTTCTCAGCTAAAAATAGTGACAACTGGCTTATTTAGTCTCTTGATATTGAAACATAGACTAAGGCAAGTGCAATGGGTATCAATACTTCTTCTTCTCTTAGGAGTTTCCCTTATTCATTTTGGGGGAAATCCTCGCAGAATTCTTGAGCTTGATGGGGCCGCAGCCGAAGGACTGATTGCAGTTGCCTGCATATGTATAATATCGGGATTGTCCGCTGCATTGTCCGAAAAACTGAACCAGAGTGCTCGCAACGCATGGACCAGTAACATGCTCATAAATTTCATGGGTTTGCTACTCAGTCTCTTCATTAGGTCAATGACGATATTATCGCGAATGATCGGCAAAGACTCGAATCCTACAGGTGATATACCAGAGATGAGATTCTTCGAAGGATTTGATGCATATGTTTGGGCCGTGATAATAATCGGCAACATTAGCAGCTTACTCATTGTACTCATCCTCAAGGAAGGGGATAGCATTCTTAAATGTTTCTCAAATTCATCATCTATAATTTTAACTTGTCTAATATCGATTTGCTTTTTCAGCACGGAATTGACAAAAGAGGTAATGGGAGGagctttaataataatattttcactacttttgtattcttttgattcttatcTGGCTTCCCGCGCTTCCAAAGACAAAGAAAGGTATCAAGCAGAAGATAAACGTAAACAGAAAGAAGATTAA